One genomic region from Arthrobacter sp. FB24 encodes:
- a CDS encoding cold-shock protein, whose product MAQGTVKWFNAEKGFGFITPDDSDGDVFVHYSEIQTGGFKTLDENQRVQFEIGQGAKGPQATGVTLV is encoded by the coding sequence ATGGCACAGGGAACCGTCAAGTGGTTCAACGCTGAAAAGGGCTTCGGCTTCATTACCCCGGACGACTCCGATGGTGATGTCTTTGTTCACTACTCTGAGATCCAGACCGGCGGATTCAAGACCCTCGACGAGAACCAGCGCGTTCAGTTCGAGATCGGTCAGGGCGCCAAGGGCCCCCAGGCTACCGGCGTAACTCTGGTCTAG